A region of the Anolis carolinensis isolate JA03-04 chromosome 1, rAnoCar3.1.pri, whole genome shotgun sequence genome:
AAACGACACATCCAGTCTTGCAGGTAGCCAAGGGTTTTCTAACTGGCGGAACTTGAGCAGGCTTTTGAGCAGTCACGAGAAATCCCGTCCTCATATGGAAAACCGTTCATCTTGGCGTGAGCTCTCGCAACGTTTGCATTTAAACAAAACTATTGATGCAGAGCATGAAAGACTTATTAATGCTGAAATTAAACATTGGGATCAAATTCTGAAACGCTTGCTATGTGCTACACGGTTTTTGGGGGTTCAAGGATTGCCATTTAGAGGGACAAAAGATGTTCTATTTGAACCTAATaatggcaactttttaaaattgatagAACATATAGCACAGTTTGATGATCCGATGGCTGAACATGTGAGAAGAATCACTTCCAAAGAAACACATGTCCACTATTTGAGTAAAAATGTCCAGAACGAGTTTATTTCTTTCTTGGCAGGCAAGGTCCAGAATAATATTTTGGAACAACTACATGAGGcaacatattattctattatattggaCTGCACACCAGATATTAGCAACACCGAACAAATGACGTTGGTGGTTAGATTTGTTACATGTAAAGCAAATGAAGATATCTTGATTAAGGAACATTTTTTAGGCTTTGTTCCTGTTGCCAGTCCTTCAGGTGAAGGTATGACAGAAATATTACTCCATGAGTTGGAAGCACGACGTATTCCATTAAAAAACATGAGAGGCCAGGGATATGATAATGGTTCTGCAATGaagggaaaacatgttggagTCCAGAGGAGGATCCTTGATTTAAATCCTAGAGCCTTTTATGTACCATGTGGAAACCACTCCCTGAACTTGGTCATAAATGATGCAGCTATGTCTTGCAAGATTGCAGCAGACTGTTTCGCCACCGTACAAGACCTCTATAACCTTTTTTCAGGTTCCCCAGTAAGATGGGGTACTTTGTTGAAGCATGTTTCAACTCTCACACTCAAACCACTTAGCAGTACTAGGTGGGAAAGTAGAATCGAAGCATTGTTGCCTTTGAGGTTCCATATTGAAGAAGTATATGATGCCGTATATGAAGCTTCTCATGATCAGAAATTTGATGGACTCTGTAGGAGCCGTGCTGGTGCTCTTCTTAAAAGACTGCAAAGCTTCACATTTCTGTGCAGCATAGTGACATGGCATGAGATCCTGCACAAGATAAATATTGTTAGTAAACAGTTGCAAAAAGTGTCAATCGATCTTCAAAATTCTATGGCTCTTATTAAGAGTGTGAAAAGTTTTCTAGAAAGGATGAGATCTGAAGAAGGTCTAAATAGCATCATTACAGATGCAAAGGAACTGGCAGAAAAAATCGATGCTACTGCCGACTTTGAAAACGAACAGGAAGCTCGACCGAGAAAAGTAAGCAGACAATTTTCGTATGAATGTAAAGATGAAGCTGTACATTCTGGCAAAGAGTCTTTTAAagtgaactttttttttgttgtgcTTGACACAGCAATATCCTCATTAAAGGAGAGATTTCAGCTAATGGACAACCATAGTGGAAGTTTCAAATTTCTGTATGACATTTCAAGCCTTGGGAAATGTTGGAATGAAAAAGAATTGAAGTACGCCTGTCAACGCCTTGAAACTGTTTTGACAGATGGAGAAGACCACGATGTGAATGCTGGTGATCTGTATACAGAGCTACAATTACTTGCAGATATGCTTCCCCCTGGAAGTCTCCCAGCTGATGCCTTGTCTTTTATAAATCATGGTTCGGAGGATGTTTTCCCAAATGTCTACACTGCATTGAGAATTCTGTTAACACTTCCAATATCCGTGGCCAGCGGTGAAAGGAGTTTTTCAAAATTGAAACTTATAAAAAATTACTTAAGATCTACTTTGAGTCAAGAGCGCTTGAGTGGACTATCAACCTTGGCCATTGAAAATAGCTTGTTGGATGACATGGACACAGATTCCCTAGTACATGAGTTTTCCAAATTGAAAGTCAGAAAAATCAGGTTTTAATTTTTACAAGTGTTCAAGTTaatttgtgttaaggaaaactggatgttaaaaaattaaaattgttgcaaagtttattaaaatatttatttattaaattattattattattatttgtgttaaggaaaactggatgttaaaaaattaaaattgttgcaaagtttattaaaatatttatttattaaattattattattattattattattattatttattaagattggagttaattctatgtaatgttactatatgaacataatgttgttaataaacttctggttgtaaggaaaactcttttatccattctattcacctctaccttctaccttttatttctcggtgattgggggtttttttggggggggggggcaccaaaatcctgtttcgcttacacttgaaaatttccttgggccggccctggtgctatgtaaaaaaataacttttcttgtatttttttcataTTGCTTTTCTTTCAGCCACGGTGGGGTTTGAGTATTGGCTTGGGCTTCAGGacgccagggttcaaatccctgcttaacTATGGCTGCCTATTGTGTAAGGTAGCCACAGTCTCTCACCTTTACAGGAAGGCAACGGGAAGCCTTTCCCTCTGAAGAAATTGAGCCAAGAATATCCTAGGATAGAATAACTATAGTActtgagttgaaggcacacaccatCAACAAAAACTACAGCATTTCTTTTAATCTTTTACAAGAATAATTGCAGTAGCTTCCCCATTTTTGTAGGGATTAGGGGCACAAGTCCCTGAAAAACCAGAAAAACTATATTTTTTACCCAAGGAAACACCTGTCTAGaaatatctaccctgtttccccgaaaataagacatccccagaaaataagaccttgtaaaggttttgctggattgctaaatataaggcctcccctgaaagtaagacctagcaaagttttttgtttggaagcatgcctaccaaacagaacaccagagcacacagtattggtaaatgtacataccattgagagttgtacatggaaataatggtagtaacaagaaacttttaataggattcacagtttgtctggttacgctgttttgtgatgagaactactgtacagtatataataaatgttatttttttgttcaataaatgtgaattctccttcatggaaaaataagacatcccctgaaaataagacctagcacatctttgggagcaaaaattaatataagacactgtcttattttcggggaaacacgatagGTTCTCTGGGGTGACTCTACGGTCAACCTCTGCCAGAAGGAGACCATACAAACACAGTGGAGGACCTGCAGATTCCTAGACAAGTGTTTTTTCTACAAATCTCTAGGCCTTCCagtatgactctgtggtcaagcTCTGGCAGACATTGACCATAAAGTTGACTGCAGGATCTAGGGAGCATATCAACCAAATCTGCAgagaatcaaatccacaaaagttgaaCCCACAAATCTCTATAGCTGACTGCAATTAATTAAAATTACCTAGTTATTCATAGTAAGTTCCAAGCTGATAATATCTACTGTCAATCATGTTATTTTGGCATGTGAGATAGAAAATCCCACGAAAGCTTCTCCCTGCCACTCATAGTAGAAATGCCATCATAATAATGCAAATAATGATAAATAGCAACTTGCTGCCTCTTCTTGACACTCCAACTCAGCAGCACTTTGTCTAAAAGGAGGATTGTCCCAGTTCACATGAAACCTGAAGAATTGCTGCCATACACTGCAGACAGTACAGAGCTAAGGGACTAAATGGCACAACTTAGTATAAGGCAGTCTTAGACTGAAGACACCACACAAAATGGCACTGATCCATCCCCTCCAACCTGAACACAGTACAGCCATTAGGGGCGTTCACTTTTTCCTTCACTTCAAAGCTTCCATTCCCTTCATTAATACATTCCTTCGTTTCCCTACTCCCCCCTTGGCATTTTTCAttaatctctcttttttattaAGTCAACAATGAGTGAGTGATTACACTGGGGGGAAAGGTGTAAAAGCAAAGGCCAGCAGCTTTAGACGGTAGTGGCATTTTCTTTCATCCTTCTGTATAAATTTTGTTGCACAAGGGCAGAAAATCATTGATGCCTCATCATTTATTTAGTGAGGTGTGGGTGTTTCTTTTAGCTTAAGGGACATCCCAGCAGGACAGCTACTGTAAGGATCTACTCTTTAATATATCAAAGCAGGGGGCGGGGATATGGGATCACAGAGAGTAGCATTAGAGTTCTGAAAAGTAGCCGTTTTAGAATCCTATATGACTTATTACATTATGTAGCTTTATATATTACCTATATTAGTAGCAGAGGCAGTAAGAAATCTCTTTACTGAATTGCAAAGATGTGTAAAAGCACACTGGTGAGACTGCCTGGTGCTTGATGCGCACTGATGCAATAAGCACCACATTGTGCATTGGTCCCTCTGCAAATGGATCACTTTACACAATAATGTAATGGCAGCCCTCTACTGGATGTGGACATGATGGAACTGTCCGTCAGGCTCAAGTCCAGTTAAGAGGATTTAAGATCCCAACattgttttatttctgtgttgtcgaaggctttcatggccgggatcacagggttgttgtatgttttttgggctgtatggccatgctccagaaatattctctcctgacgtttcacccacatctatggcaggcatcttcagaggttgtgaggtatggaaaaaactTGCTTTATGGATCAGAATTCTACATAACCCTTATGGAACCCATGGCAGTCAAGGTAGGGCCAAATCTCTATAGCGGTGGAGTGTCAAAAAGTCCATGGCATCTGGAAACCTTGGAGATTTTAGGCACCACTGCTTGTTATACAAGCAACATCTACCGATctgttaaaggtacaggagccctctCCAGTTGTCCTTCTGGCAACCCTATGCCTCGGTATAGGTGCCAAAATTCTGGTTAATGGCCTTACAATATGCTTTGCACAATCCTGGAAAGGTCTTTTGGGAGCTCATCATTGTCCTTTGTCATTTTTAACAAACTTAAATACTTTTTAGCAGTCCCTTCATTTTTGAAAGTGTCCTCTCCTCAAGCCAAATGTGACAGTGATGACTTTCATTGGCAATTTTCCACTTACATATAAAGTAATTTTGAGAGCACTGATGTCACTGTCTCTCATGGTCTCAGCAACACTTTCATCTCACACAAGGTCCTGAGAACCACTTAAGTTCAACCTGAGGGTCATCTCTAGTCATTTCCATGGCCAATTCTTCTAGGGCAGAGCTATTTAGGAATTTCTAGTAATGTTACTTCCCCACTGTGTGATTATCCTGTATAGGTGTGTGGTGGCATGTAACAGAATACAAAGCTACAAAGCTACATAATGTAATAAGTCATATCGGATTCCAGCATTTGGTTCTAAAACGGCTACTTTTCAGAACTCTGTTGGTGGGACAAAGGGGCTGGCATTGAAACACAGGGTGATTCAAGAATATGACCCTTACATTGATTCATACTACCATTTTATAGAGATTCagaatgcatctatgctgtagaataatacagtttgacgccaatttaactgccacggctcaaagctatagaatcatgggagtcgtagttttacatgatttttagccttttctgttaaagagtgttgatgcctcgtcaaattacaactcctagaattccatagcattgagttagggctgttaaagtgaggtcaaactgtattaaattacaatgtagatgcacgcaCCGAGAGATCTATTTGATACTACACCATCCTTGATGAAGCAACACTCGATCCAATACAATCAGCCCTTCCTATCCAATAATTTTACATTCAAccctccacagcttgaaaatagtttaataataataataataataataataataataaagctttgttTACAGACTGCtctctctccccgaggggactcagggcggtttaaacATACAAAAAAGGACCTACGCAAATAAAAACATCTCAAAAATAATACAAAGTAATCAAAAATAATGTCCATGAACTTACTACAAAgtagttttacaaaatccaaaaagcaaaccttgattttgacatttgatataagggacgcaattttactacactattgaatatcatgggatttgagcatccacgaATGTTGATCTCCATTTGGGGTCCAGGaaacaaatcccagtggataccaagggatcACTGTGCATATAATTTCCTGCCCTTCCTACAGGGTTTATATCCACAGATTACTTGTATTCTGTCCATTCCACTAGCTTTCCTTGGACTAAATCTTAATTGTAAATCCCAGGTAAAATACAGTAGATTCATTGAATTGATTACAACTTATTAAATTATATAAGCATCATGGATTCAATGCGTCTACTAAAATTGCATATAGAACTAAATTTTCTTAATTAGCAAAGAAACACCTATACAGATTAttctttggtatctatttttttttcttattctccttTGGCCTCTTTAGCTAGCTGCCATGTTCTACAGTGTTCTCACAACCTATTTGTATTCCATTCCCATTTGGGCAATGAAAAAACACTTAAACTTACTTAGCATGATTGAAATGCTGAGGATAACGTGGGAAAGTAGGATGAGGAGGCAGACACTGGAACATTTTTATTGGTGGTCTATATTTCATTATATGAAAAAGTTTTACAAATACAATATCTAAAACCTACAAagcaaaaaacatacaatacactAGGGATGTGCAATTTCTTTGTTAATCGTTGTAAGTCGTATCAAATTCAAACTTATGACAAATATGCAATGTGCGGGCATGGCCCACCtcaaaaacttaaaaatcaaaacttacacaatacttttttgtttgcattttgtaaatctcagaagcctcccaaagtcagttttattttcagtgcaaggaagcaaagcaaagccaaaaagattgtctttcctctttaaattaatggcctttcaccattaggagagggaagcagcagggagaaagtagAATtccctgggaaagagactgagaaagcacagaattctgggaaatgtagtttgggaaagcaaggtaacaaaatgtttttgtcaacttttttaaaattccctaaaaatccgtagatgtatgaatatgtcTTAAAATTGGGGGGaattatcccctgttatcttgtgtcattgtatagaaaattcaagtagatagctcttgtgggttttttaaaatgttgtttataaaaaatttgaaaattccccaaatatccatggataaatgaaacattctgaaacttggtgggctaacagcagtaaatgtgttctaccattgtagcaagtttcaccccaatagctataaAATGAGGGAAAAAggaacccctgaagtttccccacttgcgcatttactataacgaaaaagtaacaaaatttcattactcatgttatagtaatgaaatgtttactaacaatactttagaaacacttcagaaacAAAACGCCTGCACCCCCTAATTCTACaatgatttttgaaacatttatttGCCAATCGCACAGCCCTAATCTCTACGACTACTCCTACTCTATCCCGCATAGATGAATAGTTAATAtagtaaaattaaattaaaattacaactcccccaATCCATTAGGTGCCATGGACAACATGCTGGTTGAtatattctgggaaatgtaatccaAAATCCCCTTTCACTCCAAATTCTGTCCTTACTACACAGGAGGatctccttttccttctgtttttcaaCAAAAATAGGCTATTGTGACAATGTAgtaacgcagcgcccaaacacaaatcaagaaacatgaaaggcactgcggactacttcagccagagaagtcagctgtagcagagcacttggtgaaccaacctagacaccgcctagtttccaatatacttcataatctctgaggatgcctgacacagatgtgggcgaaacgtcaggagagaaagtttctggaacatggccatacagccagaaagattcacagcaacctagtgattccgacGATATATTGTGACAATCTTTAGACTGTGCCATATGCAACAATTGTATTTCTGGAATAACTTCAGCAGTAGAACTGAAAGAATATAGGTGAAATTTCACAGCATCTAATTCATCGCATTAATATAGAAATGCAAGCAATTGAAGAAATTCTGTGTAATACGCAGCACTTTGTAAGAGACTTTGACAGAGAAACATTTTTCACTCATACTCCACTCTATTCGCTACCTTAAATTTTTAATCACATTATCGTAGCcatcataatattataaatattacattAAACTTTTGAAATGATAATTAATGGTTCCCCCAATCTTACCTTATGGCCTATATCATGCTCTTGTTGACTATGGGAGGAAGTTCACTGCTGACTGGAGACTGCTAATGTTTTGTTTCAAAAACTATTAACTTAATTCTCTTAGTATCTCAACAAAGAGTCTGGCTACCAACATAAAAGGGCACACCCTCTCTTTTTTCACATTCAAGACACCAGTTACCTGCTAAAGTTATAGGGGAGGAAGGATGTACAATTCAGATATGTAGAGCAGTTCAACTCCAGAatgcagtgtgttgtcgaaggctttcatggctggaatcacagggtgttttctgggctgtatggccatgttccagaagtattttctcctagcTTTTCAGTTTTGCATGGCTGTGATTGTGAATCAGGGAAACTAAAGGTgattcagaaaataataataattgttgttgttgttgttgttgttgttgttataatttattattaaatcCTGAAATAATTGTCTTGGAAgtaagaatcatagacttgggagggacctcaggggccatctaCTCTAACCCTctcccatgcaggaatacacaactaaagcattccCAAGAAGTGGCCATCCAACTACCATTTAAAGAACTCCAAAGGAGAGTTCACCACTATCCAAGGCAATCATTTTAGTGTCAAAAATGTATGCTgtcacaaagttcttcctaataattTAAGTAGAATCTCTTGCTTTGTAATTTCAACCCATTCTGATCTCTGCAGCAGAAAAATCAGGTTTGCTCCATCTTCTATACAACAgctcttcaaatatttaaagatgcctATCACATGGATGTAATACAGTTTGGATACAAATCAACCCACACAAATTTCTGCCTTGCCTTTTATCACAAAGATGCTTGCAATCTTTTCACATTTTGATACGCGTGGATCTGAACTACATCTCAAACTATTTTgaagttttaaatatatttattctttGGAATGTCGCCTTCTCCAAATTTcacaattcatttatttttttgctCAAAAAGATGTAAGGAAATACATCTGAAAATACATACATTAGAATAAAATATGTACTTTAAAATGAATGTGTTTATACATGTTAGTTTAtgagaaaatacatttaaatatgcacattttaatcTGGAGGCTACAGAAGTTCTTACATGCTGTTTTATCAGATTGTATGTTCAATTTGCCTGTAAAAGAGATGTAAAAACTGCATAGAATGTAAAAAATTTATCTGCATTGTATTCTGTACCAGAAATAATCACATATGGCACGGGTGTCAGGAAAAATAAGTTGAAAAGGTGCTTTTTAGCAGTTCCAATGAAAACATAATGAaacttttattatgacacaagttTTACTTGGCAATCGAGTACAACTACTATATCTGAAGAGGATACATTCCCAGATTTCACATGGATATCTGAATCCAATTAAAATGAAGGATTTGTGTCCTAAGAATACCATAGAGAACCTAGCAAATGCCCAAagtggacatattttgtcagacatggagAAATGAAACTGCAAATACTGTTTCTGcagataaaagtaaaggtaaagggtttcatctgacattaagtctagtcgtgcccaactctggggggttggtgctcatctccatttttaagcctaagtgctggcgttgtccgtagacacctccagggtcatgtggcgactgcatgaagcgccgttaccttcccaccagagtggtacctattcatctactcacatttacatgttttcaaactgctaggttggcagaagctggggctaacagtgggagctcaccctgcttcctgtatttgaaccaccgacctttcgatcagcaagttcagcagctcagcggtttaacccactgcgccatcagaggCAGCAGATACAGGGGTCATAAACATGAAAATAACTCTTCTATCCTGACTTTTCTCTCAAAAGGTCTGTCAATATGGCACACAAAAATTATTTGGGACAGAAGAAGTCAGGGATCATGACTAGGTTTTGATTTAAGTTTAGGGTTTGTTTACTCTCGGGAAATTTTTTGATAGTGCTAAATCAATCCAATTcttcttaaattattttaaagctaGATCTTGGAAAGGATATAAAtagtttaaacacacacacacacacacatatatatttgagGAAAACTGAAAGcttagtctctctctctctctcttaagaaTTACTGAAAATCATAAAAGATTATGCTGAATAAATTGGTTGGCTGGAATCCTATGTTGGATTTATCCCTTACATCTGTGGAAATTAGGATTGGGTAGTTCCATAACCACCATATCCAATTAATGGCTCCTGTAGGGAAGCAGCAAAGAGACCAATGAGCATTGGGACCAATTCACAAGATTGATGCACAATGGGACATTGGTTAGGAAGTGACAGTAC
Encoded here:
- the LOC103279534 gene encoding zinc finger MYM-type protein 1-like, which codes for MSSKKKPSGAFHRKRRLQHSQEDKSQAKALKRFFTTSPSCQTGKPETTKLTESDHADDGKIPISEPLPGPSTSQDLLTATSAIPLPPSCIGITGTDTEDVDEDSLRDAALPSTSRQAIESEQRRDPLLFLSNDCGEWPLKITDEARKIIVERGPQQVRGIKFPKDIHGRKFSPFHYSRKLCNGERVNRYWLQYSVSKNAVFCITCKIFGNDTSSLAGSQGFSNWRNLSRLLSSHEKSRPHMENRSSWRELSQRLHLNKTIDAEHERLINAEIKHWDQILKRLLCATRFLGVQGLPFRGTKDVLFEPNNGNFLKLIEHIAQFDDPMAEHVRRITSKETHVHYLSKNVQNEFISFLAGKVQNNILEQLHEATYYSIILDCTPDISNTEQMTLVVRFVTCKANEDILIKEHFLGFVPVASPSGEGMTEILLHELEARRIPLKNMRGQGYDNGSAMKGKHVGVQRRILDLNPRAFYVPCGNHSLNLVINDAAMSCKIAADCFATVQDLYNLFSGSPVRWGTLLKHVSTLTLKPLSSTRWESRIEALLPLRFHIEEVYDAVYEASHDQKFDGLCRSRAGALLKRLQSFTFLCSIVTWHEILHKINIVSKQLQKVSIDLQNSMALIKSVKSFLERMRSEEGLNSIITDAKELAEKIDATADFENEQEARPRKVSRQFSYECKDEAVHSGKESFKVNFFFVVLDTAISSLKERFQLMDNHSGSFKFLYDISSLGKCWNEKELKYACQRLETVLTDGEDHDVNAGDLYTELQLLADMLPPGSLPADALSFINHGSEDVFPNVYTALRILLTLPISVASGERSFSKLKLIKNYLRSTLSQERLSGLSTLAIENSLLDDMDTDSLVHEFSKLKVRKIRF